One Pirellulales bacterium genomic window carries:
- a CDS encoding DUF1501 domain-containing protein has product MGQRILQRAVRPGALDRRGFLTVGALGGLGLTLGDLLHIKAARADQKAYDFVEAKAKSAIHIFLPGGIAHQETFDPKPYAPVEYRGELGTVQTTIPGQVFCDTLPNTAQLADKLCVIRSMTHGEAAHERGTHNMFTGYRPSPALVFPSIGSVISHEYGPRNNLPPYVCIPNQPNEFAGTGYLSSSFAPFSLGSDPASNGFRVLDLNLPEGVDDARFGRRRSALEAVNDYFAKREKADSVDAMNTFYDRAYSLISSPQAREAFNIDAEPAAIRDEYGRHEAGQRMLMARRLVAAGVRLVTLTYGGWDMHNSIASGMRGQMPAFDQAFATLIRDLDRSGLLSETLVMVSSEFGRTPKINGTAGRDHWPKVFSVVLAGGGVKPGTIFGSSNSTASEPEDDPIEPADLFTTIYYQMGIIADKELMAPGNRPIEIVDGGKVRKNLIV; this is encoded by the coding sequence ATGGGACAGAGGATCTTGCAACGCGCCGTTCGACCCGGAGCGCTCGACCGGCGTGGATTTTTGACGGTGGGCGCCTTGGGCGGTCTGGGACTCACCCTCGGCGACTTGCTGCACATCAAGGCCGCGCGGGCTGACCAGAAGGCCTACGACTTTGTCGAGGCAAAGGCCAAGAGTGCAATCCACATCTTTCTGCCCGGTGGTATCGCCCATCAGGAAACGTTCGATCCGAAGCCGTACGCGCCCGTCGAATATCGCGGCGAGTTGGGCACGGTCCAGACGACAATTCCCGGCCAGGTGTTTTGCGACACGCTGCCCAACACGGCCCAGTTGGCCGACAAGCTGTGCGTCATCCGCTCGATGACCCACGGCGAAGCGGCGCACGAGCGCGGCACGCACAACATGTTTACCGGCTATCGGCCGAGCCCGGCGCTGGTGTTTCCCAGCATCGGCAGTGTGATCAGTCACGAGTATGGGCCGCGAAACAACCTGCCGCCTTATGTTTGCATCCCGAATCAGCCCAACGAGTTTGCCGGCACCGGCTATCTGAGTTCGTCGTTTGCCCCCTTCAGCCTGGGTTCGGACCCCGCCTCGAACGGTTTCCGCGTGCTCGATTTGAACCTGCCCGAGGGTGTCGACGATGCTCGCTTCGGCCGGCGCCGTTCGGCACTCGAGGCGGTGAACGACTATTTCGCCAAGCGCGAAAAGGCCGATTCGGTCGACGCGATGAACACGTTCTACGACCGGGCTTACAGCCTGATCAGCTCGCCGCAGGCCCGCGAGGCGTTTAATATCGACGCCGAACCTGCCGCGATTCGCGATGAATACGGTCGCCATGAAGCCGGCCAGCGGATGCTCATGGCGCGGCGGCTGGTGGCCGCAGGCGTGCGGCTTGTCACGCTGACCTACGGCGGCTGGGACATGCACAACTCGATCGCGTCGGGGATGCGTGGCCAGATGCCGGCCTTCGATCAGGCGTTTGCCACCCTGATTCGCGATCTCGACAGGAGCGGTCTATTGAGCGAGACGCTGGTGATGGTGTCGAGCGAATTCGGCCGCACGCCGAAGATCAACGGCACCGCCGGCCGCGATCACTGGCCGAAGGTATTCAGCGTGGTGCTCGCCGGTGGCGGCGTCAAACCGGGCACGATCTTCGGCAGCTCGAATTCGACGGCCAGCGAACCGGAGGACGACCCCATCGAGCCGGCCGACCTGTTCACCACGATTTACTACCAGATGGGCATCATTGCCGACAAAGAGCTGATGGCTCCCGGCAATCGCCCGATCGAGATTGTCGACGGCGGTAAGGTCCGCAAGAACCTGATCGTCTGA
- a CDS encoding PPC domain-containing protein — MHVRTACQAAALAAALQFSAAFVFAASPALGSISPWGAQRGTQVEIAFGGARLADTQEIVLYEPGIQVDSLQAEDGVVRAKLTIAPDCRLGQHGVRLRTASGISNLRTFSIGAMPELQETEPNSDYEAPQQIPLNVTVNGVVLSEDVDYFAVDCAKGQRLSVEIEGIRLGNVFFDPYVAIMDTKRFELSNADDSALVWQDGVASLVVPEDGRYIVQIRESSYGGDGNCMYRAHIGTYPRPTAVLPAGGKPGQTLEVRWLGDVLGERTENVKLPDVLLPNFTLTTQDGNGVSPSGLVFRLGNLDNALETEPNNGLGEATPVTAPIGIGGVIGAAGDVDCFKFHATAGQAFDVRVFARGLRSPLDPVLNVYRSGGAGIGGNDDSAGPDSYVRFTAPEEDDYVLVLNDHLGKGGVNYAYRIEVTPVTPLLTMGLPERQQFVDIVAQIPKGNRTSFLVSASRADFGGDLAISLAGLPAGVSAEIPSMPANQTIVPVLLTAADDAAMAGGLVDVVGRPTDANLQSVEGHLVQMTSLVRGQNNIHVWQHPTYRLATAVTEAAPFKLEIVQPQVPLVRDGNMNLKIVATRAEGFTAPISVYLLYAPSGVGAAGGIAIPEGQTEAVIPLNANGGAEVRTWKLPVLGEATVGNGTVLVSTQMADLTVTEPYLSFAFNGAAVEKGQETEVVIAVTKNKDFEGAATVELLGLPNEVTAEPIQITKDSTEAIFKVKTTANSPVGRHKTLLCRAVIMANGEPITHMLGTGELRIDEPLPPKADAAPQPAAAPMPEAAPMPMEKRLTRLEKLRLDREQAKKKAAEEPAPAEPPAPADPPAAPQ; from the coding sequence ATGCACGTTCGCACGGCCTGTCAGGCAGCGGCGCTCGCCGCTGCATTGCAGTTCAGCGCTGCCTTCGTTTTCGCGGCCAGTCCGGCGCTGGGCTCGATCAGCCCCTGGGGCGCACAGCGCGGCACCCAAGTCGAAATCGCCTTCGGCGGGGCGCGCCTGGCCGACACGCAAGAGATCGTTCTCTACGAGCCGGGGATCCAGGTCGACAGCCTGCAGGCCGAGGACGGCGTGGTCCGGGCCAAGTTGACGATCGCCCCCGATTGCCGGCTTGGTCAACACGGCGTACGGCTGCGTACGGCCTCCGGCATCAGCAATCTGCGCACGTTCAGCATCGGCGCGATGCCCGAATTGCAAGAGACTGAGCCCAACAGCGATTACGAAGCGCCGCAGCAGATTCCGCTCAACGTGACCGTCAACGGCGTCGTTTTGTCCGAAGACGTCGATTACTTCGCCGTCGATTGCGCCAAGGGCCAGCGCCTGTCGGTCGAAATCGAAGGGATTCGCCTGGGGAATGTGTTCTTCGATCCCTATGTGGCCATCATGGACACCAAGCGGTTCGAGCTGAGCAACGCCGACGATTCGGCGCTGGTCTGGCAAGACGGCGTGGCGTCGCTGGTGGTCCCCGAGGACGGCCGTTACATCGTGCAGATCCGCGAAAGCTCGTACGGCGGCGACGGCAACTGCATGTATCGCGCACACATCGGCACGTACCCGCGCCCGACGGCCGTGCTGCCGGCCGGGGGCAAGCCGGGGCAAACGCTCGAAGTGCGCTGGCTGGGCGACGTGCTTGGCGAGCGCACCGAAAACGTAAAGCTGCCGGACGTGCTGTTGCCCAACTTCACGCTCACGACTCAGGACGGCAACGGCGTCTCGCCGTCGGGGCTGGTGTTCCGCCTGGGCAATCTCGACAACGCGCTGGAAACCGAACCGAACAACGGCCTCGGCGAGGCCACGCCCGTGACGGCGCCGATCGGCATCGGCGGCGTGATCGGCGCGGCCGGCGACGTCGATTGCTTCAAGTTCCACGCGACGGCCGGCCAGGCCTTCGATGTGCGAGTGTTTGCTCGGGGATTGCGTTCGCCGCTCGACCCGGTGTTGAACGTTTATCGCAGCGGCGGCGCAGGGATCGGCGGCAACGACGACAGCGCCGGGCCCGACAGCTACGTCCGGTTCACCGCGCCGGAAGAAGATGACTACGTCCTGGTGTTGAACGATCACCTCGGCAAGGGTGGCGTCAACTACGCCTATCGCATCGAAGTAACCCCGGTCACGCCCCTGTTGACGATGGGACTGCCGGAGCGGCAGCAATTCGTCGACATCGTGGCGCAAATTCCGAAGGGGAACCGTACCTCGTTCCTGGTGAGCGCCTCCCGCGCCGACTTTGGCGGCGATCTGGCGATTTCGCTGGCAGGCCTGCCCGCCGGCGTGTCGGCCGAAATCCCGTCGATGCCGGCTAATCAGACGATTGTGCCCGTGCTGTTGACCGCAGCAGATGACGCAGCAATGGCCGGTGGTCTGGTCGACGTCGTCGGCCGCCCCACGGACGCAAACCTGCAGAGCGTCGAGGGACACCTGGTGCAGATGACTTCGCTGGTGCGCGGTCAGAACAACATCCACGTGTGGCAGCATCCGACTTATCGCCTGGCCACGGCGGTCACCGAAGCCGCGCCGTTCAAACTCGAAATCGTGCAGCCACAGGTGCCGTTGGTGCGCGACGGCAACATGAATCTGAAAATCGTCGCCACGCGGGCCGAAGGTTTTACCGCGCCGATTTCTGTGTATCTGCTCTACGCGCCTTCCGGCGTCGGCGCCGCGGGTGGCATCGCGATTCCCGAGGGCCAGACCGAAGCGGTGATCCCGTTGAACGCCAACGGCGGCGCCGAGGTGCGGACCTGGAAGCTGCCCGTGTTGGGCGAGGCGACCGTGGGCAACGGCACCGTGCTGGTGTCGACGCAAATGGCCGACTTGACTGTCACCGAACCGTACCTGAGCTTCGCCTTCAACGGCGCGGCCGTCGAAAAAGGCCAGGAAACCGAGGTGGTGATCGCGGTGACCAAGAACAAGGATTTCGAGGGCGCGGCCACGGTCGAATTGCTCGGTCTGCCCAACGAAGTCACCGCCGAGCCGATTCAAATCACCAAGGATTCGACCGAAGCGATCTTCAAGGTCAAGACGACCGCCAACTCGCCGGTGGGGCGTCACAAGACGTTGCTCTGCCGCGCGGTGATCATGGCCAACGGCGAGCCCATCACGCACATGCTGGGCACCGGCGAATTGCGGATTGACGAACCGCTGCCACCGAAGGCCGACGCCGCACCGCAACCGGCCGCAGCCCCGATGCCCGAGGCCGCGCCGATGCCGATGGAGAAGCGTCTGACGCGGCTCGAGAAGCTGCGGCTGGATCGTGAACAAGCCAAGAAAAAGGCCGCCGAAGAACCGGCACCGGCGGAGCCCCCCGCCCCGGCCGACCCCCCTGCTGCACCCCAATAA
- a CDS encoding DUF1549 domain-containing protein, giving the protein MARIKFIACACVSVFALVATTHAQDQPWTKLEVFPPDVALHTQLDRQQLIVQATRADGVTQDVTAEAQFALAQPEFARLDGRTLYPVADGQTSLKVEFAGMAHEIPVAVVGATADRPISFRLDVMPVFMRAGCNTGSCHGAARGKDGFNLSLFGFDPAGDHHRLTREIGFRRINLAVPQESLLLEKSVGTVPHTGGKRFEVGSEMYQTLERWLAGGAANDPGEVPAVVSVELFPRQAVLEGEGATQQMIVRAKYADGTDRDVTSLALFLSNNDNSAAIDPNGKITAAARGEAFVMARFATHTVGSQVLVLPKGLQYTPPTETPVNYIDELVNAKLRKLRILPSEICTDEVFLRRATLDITGRLPSAEDYQAFMSDPASNKRALLVDRLLERKEFSEIWALKWAELLMIRSTNEVSYKSAFLYNNWLTEQISSNVPLNKMVQDMLSATGGTFTSPATNFYQIERNTLKLAENVAQVFMGIRTQCAQCHNHPFDRWTMDDYYSFAAFFAQIGRKTGEDYRETIVFNAGGGEVTHLVGGRVMAPKFLGGPTPDVAGKDRRVVLAQWLASPENPYFATSIANRVWQHFFGVGIVEPIDDIRVSNPPSNPELFAELGHKFTEYNYDFKQLVRDICNSQTYQRSTQRNESNAGDELNFAHSRIRRIKSENLLDCISQVTGTKDKFQGLPLGARATQIADGTTSTYFLTTFGRSSRASVCTCEVRTEPTLSQALHMLNGDTIQGKIRGGGLLKQLLDAGRTPEQVIQELYVRSVSRQATPEEVTKLNEIVAQAGDPMAGLEDVFWAMLNSREFLFNH; this is encoded by the coding sequence GTGGCCCGAATCAAATTCATCGCGTGCGCATGCGTCAGCGTCTTCGCCCTGGTGGCGACGACGCATGCCCAGGATCAGCCGTGGACGAAGCTCGAGGTCTTTCCGCCGGACGTCGCGCTCCACACCCAGCTCGATCGTCAGCAGTTGATCGTGCAAGCAACCCGCGCCGACGGCGTCACACAAGACGTGACGGCTGAAGCGCAATTCGCGCTGGCGCAGCCCGAATTTGCACGGCTCGATGGCCGCACGCTGTACCCGGTGGCCGACGGGCAAACGTCGCTCAAGGTCGAATTCGCCGGTATGGCGCATGAGATCCCCGTCGCAGTCGTCGGCGCCACGGCCGACCGGCCGATCAGCTTTCGCCTCGATGTGATGCCTGTCTTCATGCGGGCCGGCTGCAACACGGGAAGCTGCCACGGCGCGGCCCGCGGTAAGGACGGTTTCAACCTGTCGCTGTTCGGCTTCGATCCGGCGGGCGATCACCACCGTTTGACTCGGGAGATCGGCTTCCGCCGGATCAACCTCGCGGTGCCACAGGAGAGCCTGTTGTTGGAGAAATCCGTCGGCACCGTTCCGCACACGGGCGGTAAACGGTTCGAGGTTGGTTCGGAAATGTACCAGACGCTCGAACGCTGGCTCGCCGGTGGTGCGGCCAATGACCCCGGCGAGGTTCCGGCCGTCGTCTCGGTCGAACTGTTTCCGCGCCAGGCGGTCCTCGAAGGCGAAGGCGCCACGCAGCAGATGATCGTACGGGCCAAATACGCCGATGGCACGGACCGCGACGTCACGAGCCTGGCCTTGTTCCTGTCGAACAACGACAACTCGGCTGCGATCGACCCGAACGGCAAGATCACCGCGGCTGCACGGGGCGAGGCCTTCGTCATGGCCCGGTTTGCGACGCACACCGTCGGCAGCCAGGTGCTGGTCCTGCCGAAGGGATTGCAATACACGCCGCCGACCGAAACGCCGGTGAACTACATCGACGAGCTGGTCAACGCCAAGCTGCGCAAGCTCCGGATTCTGCCCAGCGAGATCTGCACCGACGAGGTGTTCCTGCGCCGGGCGACGCTCGATATCACCGGCCGGCTGCCGTCGGCTGAAGATTACCAGGCGTTTATGTCGGACCCGGCGTCCAACAAGCGGGCCTTGCTGGTCGACCGCTTGCTGGAGCGCAAGGAGTTTTCGGAGATCTGGGCACTGAAGTGGGCCGAGCTGTTGATGATCCGCTCGACGAACGAGGTCAGCTACAAATCGGCGTTTCTCTACAACAACTGGCTCACCGAACAGATTTCGTCGAACGTGCCGCTGAACAAGATGGTGCAGGACATGCTCAGCGCCACGGGCGGCACCTTTACCAGCCCGGCGACGAACTTCTATCAGATCGAGCGAAACACGCTGAAGCTGGCCGAAAACGTGGCGCAGGTGTTCATGGGCATTCGCACGCAGTGTGCCCAGTGCCACAACCATCCGTTCGATCGTTGGACGATGGACGATTACTACAGCTTCGCGGCGTTCTTCGCTCAGATCGGCCGCAAGACGGGAGAAGACTATCGCGAGACGATCGTCTTCAACGCCGGCGGCGGCGAAGTCACACATCTGGTGGGCGGACGCGTGATGGCGCCCAAGTTCCTCGGCGGACCGACGCCTGACGTGGCCGGCAAGGACCGCCGCGTGGTGCTGGCGCAATGGCTGGCGTCGCCTGAGAACCCCTATTTCGCCACCAGCATTGCCAACCGCGTGTGGCAGCACTTCTTCGGGGTCGGCATCGTCGAGCCGATCGACGATATCCGCGTCAGCAATCCGCCCAGCAACCCGGAGCTATTCGCCGAGCTGGGACACAAATTCACCGAGTACAACTACGACTTCAAGCAGCTCGTGCGCGACATCTGCAACTCGCAGACCTATCAACGTTCGACCCAGCGCAACGAGAGCAACGCCGGCGACGAGTTGAATTTCGCCCATTCGCGGATCCGGCGGATCAAGTCGGAGAACCTGCTGGATTGCATCAGCCAGGTCACCGGAACCAAGGACAAGTTCCAGGGGCTGCCACTGGGTGCCCGAGCCACACAGATCGCCGACGGTACGACGAGCACCTATTTCTTGACCACTTTCGGCCGCTCGAGCCGAGCCAGCGTGTGCACCTGCGAAGTGCGGACCGAGCCGACCTTGTCGCAGGCCCTGCACATGCTCAACGGCGACACGATCCAAGGCAAGATTCGCGGCGGCGGCTTGCTCAAGCAACTGCTCGACGCGGGCCGCACGCCCGAACAGGTGATCCAGGAGTTGTACGTCCGCAGCGTGAGCCGGCAGGCGACGCCCGAAGAAGTAACCAAGCTGAACGAGATCGTGGCCCAGGCCGGCGATCCGATGGCCGGCTTGGAGGACGTATTCTGGGCCATGCTCAATTCGCGCGAGTTTTTGTTCAACCATTAA
- a CDS encoding PmoA family protein: MNRTVLTLPAPCRVVAVGLVTLACLAVGAGPIVAAELTFEQANDRVVIQVDGQPFAEYLTKSGSKPIVWPIFGPRGQKMTRSFPMEKVKGEKFDHGHHRSLWFTHGSVDGVDFWAEGRGKGQTVHREFKRVELADGAVVVETVNDWVDAEGKKHLEDQRVLEFRAGDDWRSIDFDITLRAGDAAVVFGDTKEGTLGLRVPTVMDVDGRFLDEKKFRREHGDEATFTDPLARRLVNSRGQADGEAWGKPAEWVDYQGTVDGQHVGVAILNHPSSFRFPTYWHVRTYGLFAANPFGIRDFTGDAAADGSYTLPPGESITLRYRFLFHLGEVEQGHVAEAYEEYAKTPK; encoded by the coding sequence ATGAATCGGACCGTACTCACGCTTCCTGCGCCGTGCCGCGTTGTGGCCGTGGGCCTCGTGACGCTGGCATGCCTTGCCGTCGGCGCCGGACCGATCGTGGCCGCCGAATTGACCTTCGAGCAGGCCAACGACCGGGTCGTGATCCAGGTCGACGGCCAGCCCTTTGCGGAATACCTGACCAAGAGCGGGTCGAAGCCGATCGTCTGGCCGATTTTCGGTCCGCGGGGGCAGAAGATGACCAGGTCGTTCCCCATGGAAAAAGTCAAAGGCGAGAAGTTCGATCACGGCCATCACCGCTCGCTGTGGTTCACGCACGGCAGCGTCGACGGCGTCGACTTCTGGGCCGAGGGGCGCGGCAAGGGGCAAACCGTGCATCGCGAGTTCAAACGCGTCGAGCTGGCCGACGGCGCCGTGGTCGTCGAAACCGTCAACGACTGGGTCGATGCCGAGGGCAAAAAGCACCTCGAAGATCAGCGTGTGCTCGAGTTTCGTGCCGGTGATGATTGGCGCAGCATCGATTTCGACATCACGCTCCGCGCCGGCGACGCCGCGGTCGTGTTTGGCGACACGAAAGAAGGCACCCTGGGGCTGCGCGTCCCCACGGTGATGGACGTCGACGGTCGATTCCTGGACGAGAAGAAGTTTCGCCGCGAGCATGGCGACGAAGCGACGTTCACCGACCCGCTCGCTCGTCGCCTGGTCAACAGCCGTGGCCAGGCCGACGGCGAGGCCTGGGGCAAACCTGCCGAATGGGTCGACTACCAGGGCACCGTCGACGGACAACATGTCGGCGTCGCGATTCTCAATCACCCGTCGAGCTTCCGTTTCCCCACGTACTGGCACGTGCGGACCTATGGCCTGTTCGCGGCCAACCCGTTCGGCATTCGCGACTTCACCGGCGACGCAGCCGCGGATGGCTCCTACACGCTGCCGCCGGGCGAGTCGATCACGTTGCGCTATCGGTTCTTGTTCCACCTGGGCGAAGTCGAGCAGGGGCATGTCGCCGAGGCGTACGAGGAATACGCCAAGACACCGAAGTGA
- a CDS encoding J domain-containing protein: MDQRPEFLAALGLLPPCTPDDVKQAFLHKVKAVHPDRGGTREQFIALEEHYQRALEYAQFFESRRRWIGSAVERFIVHEACLADVARWGGHVELEQIDWLIHEIGEDFAQLHERIVGIDLSALPVGDAELETLAQEHLASLSALRRLDLSGTLVTDEGLEVLLHFVSLQQVALDGTDVGGAVRQLAELPRLNWLGVRDTRVGWLTLRHLKKALPDLAIGR, encoded by the coding sequence ATGGACCAGCGTCCGGAGTTTCTGGCCGCCTTGGGCTTGTTGCCGCCTTGCACGCCCGATGACGTTAAGCAGGCCTTTTTGCACAAGGTCAAAGCGGTGCATCCGGACCGCGGAGGCACGCGCGAACAATTCATCGCGCTGGAAGAGCATTACCAGCGGGCGCTGGAATATGCACAGTTTTTCGAAAGTCGGCGGCGTTGGATTGGTTCGGCCGTCGAGCGGTTCATCGTGCACGAGGCCTGCCTGGCCGACGTCGCGCGCTGGGGCGGCCACGTCGAGCTCGAACAGATCGACTGGTTGATCCACGAAATCGGTGAGGATTTCGCGCAGTTGCACGAGCGCATCGTCGGGATCGATCTATCGGCGCTGCCCGTGGGAGATGCCGAGTTGGAGACCCTGGCTCAGGAGCATCTTGCTTCGCTTTCGGCGCTGAGGCGGCTCGATCTGTCCGGAACCTTGGTCACCGACGAGGGCCTGGAAGTGCTGTTGCATTTTGTCAGCCTGCAACAAGTTGCCCTCGACGGCACCGACGTCGGTGGCGCCGTTCGGCAACTAGCAGAACTGCCGCGTCTCAACTGGCTGGGCGTTCGCGACACGCGCGTCGGCTGGCTCACGCTGCGGCACCTGAAAAAGGCCCTGCCCGACCTGGCGATCGGGCGTTAG
- a CDS encoding carbon storage regulator, whose protein sequence is MLVLSRRQSERIKLGDSIVVTVVRVAGDKVRLGIEAPADMLVLRAELDDVESAQAMSVAANLPARS, encoded by the coding sequence ATGTTGGTACTCTCGCGGAGGCAGAGCGAACGGATCAAATTGGGCGACTCGATCGTGGTCACCGTTGTCCGTGTTGCGGGCGACAAGGTGCGATTGGGCATCGAGGCTCCGGCCGACATGCTCGTGCTTCGCGCCGAGCTCGACGACGTCGAGTCGGCCCAGGCAATGTCGGTGGCTGCGAATCTGCCCGCCCGCTCGTAA